A window of the Pseudomonadota bacterium genome harbors these coding sequences:
- a CDS encoding DUF456 domain-containing protein → MAEVILGLFVVVGVIGTLVPALPGCGIILAGVLIHAVLTEFQPFGLWPILGYTGLFVISWIGQFVVTGLGTRKFGSTKYGAIGACVGMFVGLFLPFFGGMLVGTFIGAFVFEIFFAMKEPMDGARAGFGALVGTVFSLFYEFLIALVMAGFIGWQIF, encoded by the coding sequence TTGGCTGAAGTGATACTGGGTTTATTTGTGGTAGTCGGTGTAATCGGTACCCTGGTTCCGGCGCTGCCCGGATGCGGGATAATTCTTGCCGGAGTGTTGATTCATGCGGTGCTCACCGAGTTTCAGCCCTTTGGCCTGTGGCCGATTCTTGGCTATACCGGGCTTTTTGTCATTTCCTGGATTGGCCAGTTTGTGGTCACCGGGCTCGGCACCAGAAAATTCGGATCAACAAAATACGGGGCAATCGGCGCCTGCGTAGGCATGTTTGTCGGGCTGTTTCTGCCCTTTTTCGGCGGCATGCTGGTGGGGACCTTTATCGGGGCCTTTGTGTTTGAAATATTTTTTGCGATGAAGGAACCCATGGATGGGGCCCGGGCCGGTTTCGGAGCATTGGTGGGGACGGTTTTTTCTTTGTTTTACGAATTTTTGATAGCGCTGGTTATGGCCGGATTTATTGGCTGGCAGATCTTTTAA